TTGGATGTTTTTAAAATTTATTATAAAAATCCAGTATTGAAACCTAAGAAGTATATTCCTTACCTAGATATAAGAAGCTTTTATGAAAATATTTTGTTTTTAAATGTTAATGGTCAAATTGTGAAGAAGCACAGTTCGACTTTAAAAGCTCTTATGAATAGGGAAATTAAAAGTTTAATTAAAAATTATAGTGTTATTTTAGATGTAAATAATTTAATATTTAAAGGAATTGATCTTGAATATTCTAATTTTAAAAAGCTTTACTTTCTTAATGAATTCTTTAAAACTATTTATGATATAACAATGATGGAGGTATTAAAGATCGTAAACAATGTAGTTCTTGTAAATAATGTTGACTTAAGGAATTCATTTATTAGTCTTGAGAAAAATATTAATACTTTAAGAAAGGAAATTTATGATGTTTGTTTTGAGCTTCATTATAGAAATGAGGAATATGAAAAATATAAAAGAGATGATAAAGATGATGATTCTTATAGGGAGAAAATTTTGGAGAGATGTTTAAACGAAATTAATACTATTGAAAGTCTAGTGATTAATTTCACAGATTATTTTATTGATCTTAAGAAAAAATATGTTGCTCTTTTGGAAAATAATAATGCCCTTATACAAAGTGCTTTAAATATCTCTTATAAATTATCTGCAGTAGATAATGAAAAAATTAGTTTAGCCTTTGTTATTGGAAATGTGCTATCTATAGTGAGTCAAGCGCTTTTTATAGTTGAGAATTTATAGATTATTGTGAAAACTTTGAAAACAGATAATCTAAAGTTATTATCAATTTTTATTAGAGGTTTAGTAGTTATATTATTTCTCAATTCTTTGCTTAGCCTATTTATGTTTTTGGCTGGTGCTTATAATATTTTCATGTATCCTTTTCAAAAGTTTTCTCTTGAATTCGCAATTGTATTGAGTTCTGTTTCCTTTGCGCTTGAGGCTACTAGATTAATATTTTTTTATCTGCTTATAAGGAAAAAAAATAGAAGTTACGGAATTTTGATTTTTAGTTTTCTCGTTTGTTTTTGTGCTTTTTTTATAAAAAGTGTTCTTTCTGTTGGTATGTAAGTGATTTATTTTTGAAGACCACTATTGACTAATAAATTTTATTTTTATAGACTAACTATTAGTGTTATGCCGACTTAGCTCAGCTGGCCAGAGCAGCGGTCTTGTAAACCGCAGGTCGTCGGTTCGAATCCGACAGTCGGCTTTTTGGGGCGGTACCGAAGTGGTTAACCGGGGCAGACTGTAAATCTGTTGGCATTGCCTACGTGGGTTCGAATCCCACCCTCCCCAATTTAACTGCGATCGATCTCGAGGGTTTGACTTATTGAGTGGGCTTTAAGTATATTTACTTTGTAAGGTATATTTTGAAGTTCATTCTAGTAGAACTTTTAATTAATATTTATAATTTGCCTGAAATCATGGAAGGGTGATTCTCTTTTAAAAAAGAGATTTTAAATTCTTATGGTAATGAAAAATTTTTTTATTTCCTTTTTTACGTTGCTTATTGTTATTTTGGTCTTTGTATGTTTTTTATATTTCTTAAATTCTTCTCCGTTTAAATCTGAGTTGGTATATGAATTTGAGGTTCAAAAAGGTTGGGGGGTGAAGAAAATTGCTGGGGAGCTTAAAAGACAAGGATTAATTAGGTCTGAGAAATTATTAATAGCTATTTCCTATCTTTTTGGTAGTGATAAAAACTTTAAAGAAGGAAAGTATTTAATTAGTAGCAATTGTTCAACTTTTGATGTATATAAAGAGATTTTGAAGGGAAGTCCTGTGCTGGACATTGGGATTACAATACCTGAGGGATATACCAGTAGAAGGATAGCTTTAAAGCTCAATAAATTTGGTATTATTGAGGATATTCAGAATTTTGTTGATTTGATAAATGATATCAGATTTATTAGCGAGTTTGGACTTAGTTATGAATCTCTTGAAGGGTTTTTATTTCCGGATACTTATAAATTTTATAGGGGTATGGATATGAAAGAAATAATTCGAGTTTTTGTTGGCAATTTTTTTAGCAAACTTGTTTCTATTGGAATAGATTATAGGTCTTATTCTAGTGAAGAGCTTTATAACAGAGTAATCATTGCTTCTATTGTTGAGCGTGAGTATAGGGTTAAGACTGAGGCAGCAGTCATGGCATCTGTTTTTTATAATAGAATTAGCTCTAATATGCCACTGCAGTCTTGTGCTACAATTGAATATATTATCACTGAAGAGCTTAAAAAACCTCACCCTAAAAGGATTTATTTTGCAGATTTAGAAATCAAATCTGATTATAATACTTATGTGAATAAAGGTTATCCACCAAGTCCGATCTCTAATGCTGGGAGTGTATCTCTGCGGGCAGCCTTTTTCCCAGATAGTACAAATTATTTATTTTTTGTTGTAAAAGACCCTAAGGCTGGAACTCATAAATTTTCTTCACATTATAGGGATCATCTTTTAGCTACAAATAGCTATATTCATAATTTTGTTACTAAGGATTAAAGGGTATGGAGTTTGCTAAAGTTATAGATTTAATTAAGGATAGAGTAGATATCGTAGAATTTATAGGTGAACGTGTTAAATTGGTTAAATCGGGATCATCTTATAAGGGGCTTTGCCCTTTTCATGCTGAAAGGACACCTTCTTTTTCTGTATCCCCTGATCAAAGGTTTTTTTATTGTTTTGGATGTAAGAAGGGTGGGGATGTCATAAGGTTTTTAATGGATATTGAAAAACTTAATTATAGTGATGCTGTTAAGTCTTTATGCAGTAGGATAGGAATACCATATGACAGCACCAAGAAAGACAGAGGAACTGAAAATGGAAGACAGAGTAAGGAAATAATTTCAAAAATATATGAATTAAACTCTAAGCTGGTTAGGTTCTTTTTGTTTTTATTTCGCAATAATCAAGAAGTTTTGAATTATATTTCTAAAGAGAGAAGAATATCTGAGGAAGTTATTAATCTATTTAATATTGGTTATTTGCAATTTGATGCTAAGGATGGGGCTAATTTTTATGATTTTTTGATTTCAAGGGGATATTCTACTGATATATTAAGCAAAAGTGGGTTGTTTTCAGCGAGAAACCAAAAGTTTTCAATTTTATCTGGCAGATTGATTTTTCCAATCAGAGATTTTAAAGGTAATGTGGTAGGATTTGGAGGTCGAAATTTAGTAGGAGGTAAGGGGTCTAAATATATTAATTTAAGCGAAACAGAAGCTTTTAAAAAAAAAGAATTACTTTATGGGTTCTATGAAGGCTTTTCTGCAATTAAGGGAAGTAGATCTGTAATATTAACAGAAGGCTATATGGATGTTCTCTCTTTTTTTACAGCTGGTGTAAAAATTGCGGTTTCTACACTTGGCACGGCCTTTTCAAAGGAGCATCTTGCTTTGATTAGAAGATATGCGGATAAAATAGTAATGTGTTTTGATGGTGATTCTGCGGGACTTTTAGCAACCTTTAAGGCTTATCAAGTTTGTTTGCCATTTGATATGCATATAAGTGTAATTAATATGAAGGATGGAGTAGATCCTGCGGATGTTTTGAAGAATGAGGGAGGGCATTATTTAAAAGAGATGCTTAAGGATACTTGCGAGGCATTTGATTATCTTTTGGATAAATATTCTGTTAAATATGATTTAAGTAAAATAGCAGATCTAAATGAAATGGTTGGTTTGTTTATAAAGTTAATAAGTTTATCAAATACTAATACGCAAAGAGATATGCTTTTGGCAAAGCTTGAGAGTAGGGTTGGTATTAAATTAGAAACTTTAAGAGAAGACTACTATAATATGCGAGAAAGGAATGCAATTGATAGTTTGAAGAGGAAATCATATTCTTATAATACAAATACCTATGAGAGATATTTGGTGATTGGCTTATTGAAAGACTTTAATTATTTTAATATAATAAGGCGTAATATTAGTGATAGTGACTTACACGATATTGATGTAAGAAAAGTTTTTATGTGCTTTGAAGACTTGTTTGATACTAATGAAGCCTTTTCATTACTTAATTTAAAAGAGTTTTTAAGAGATAAATATGGCGTTAGTGAAGGGTTTTTTCAAGATATGTTAAGCGTAGAGTTTGAAGTAGATAAGGAGATGGTTATACAGATTTTAGTTGCAATTAAAAAAAGGAGTTTAGAGGATCGTATTTTGGTTTTTAGGGAAATGAGCAGAAATAATTCTTTAATAGATGCTAAGACTCAAATAAGAGAATTGATGTTTTTGAATATGCAAATAAAAGACTTGAGGATATATTTAGATGAATAGTGTAGAGAATAAAGATTTGCAATATTTTCGAAAGAAGAATTCAAAATTAATAAGAGCTATCTTAAGTTATGTAGATGGCAGGAAAGTGATTACATTTGGAGATTTGTCTACTTTGCTCT
The sequence above is drawn from the Candidatus Borreliella tachyglossi genome and encodes:
- the mltG gene encoding endolytic transglycosylase MltG, with the protein product MVMKNFFISFFTLLIVILVFVCFLYFLNSSPFKSELVYEFEVQKGWGVKKIAGELKRQGLIRSEKLLIAISYLFGSDKNFKEGKYLISSNCSTFDVYKEILKGSPVLDIGITIPEGYTSRRIALKLNKFGIIEDIQNFVDLINDIRFISEFGLSYESLEGFLFPDTYKFYRGMDMKEIIRVFVGNFFSKLVSIGIDYRSYSSEELYNRVIIASIVEREYRVKTEAAVMASVFYNRISSNMPLQSCATIEYIITEELKKPHPKRIYFADLEIKSDYNTYVNKGYPPSPISNAGSVSLRAAFFPDSTNYLFFVVKDPKAGTHKFSSHYRDHLLATNSYIHNFVTKD
- the dnaG gene encoding DNA primase; amino-acid sequence: MEFAKVIDLIKDRVDIVEFIGERVKLVKSGSSYKGLCPFHAERTPSFSVSPDQRFFYCFGCKKGGDVIRFLMDIEKLNYSDAVKSLCSRIGIPYDSTKKDRGTENGRQSKEIISKIYELNSKLVRFFLFLFRNNQEVLNYISKERRISEEVINLFNIGYLQFDAKDGANFYDFLISRGYSTDILSKSGLFSARNQKFSILSGRLIFPIRDFKGNVVGFGGRNLVGGKGSKYINLSETEAFKKKELLYGFYEGFSAIKGSRSVILTEGYMDVLSFFTAGVKIAVSTLGTAFSKEHLALIRRYADKIVMCFDGDSAGLLATFKAYQVCLPFDMHISVINMKDGVDPADVLKNEGGHYLKEMLKDTCEAFDYLLDKYSVKYDLSKIADLNEMVGLFIKLISLSNTNTQRDMLLAKLESRVGIKLETLREDYYNMRERNAIDSLKRKSYSYNTNTYERYLVIGLLKDFNYFNIIRRNISDSDLHDIDVRKVFMCFEDLFDTNEAFSLLNLKEFLRDKYGVSEGFFQDMLSVEFEVDKEMVIQILVAIKKRSLEDRILVFREMSRNNSLIDAKTQIRELMFLNMQIKDLRIYLDE